One part of the Streptomyces lienomycini genome encodes these proteins:
- a CDS encoding TROVE domain-containing protein: protein MARFNTKTAEAQPTSRVTSTGRVLRTHEGGRGTERDARSELFLLAVANFVSQQSFYESGAARDDRFTTLVRELALSDPSWTAGLLGWLRGEGNLRTASIVGAAEYVKARLDSGVTDGPSNRQVTASVLRRPDEPGELLAYWTATHGRAVPKPVKRGIADAVRRLYHGKSLLKYDTASKGYRFGDILNLVHAAPDPDKPWQGELFQYALDRRHNPDTAVPPASNRVLTAHRELMALPVRDRRAVVTAPDGAERLAAAGVTWEMLAGWLQGPMDKAAWEAVIPSMGAMALLRNLRNFDEAGVSDEVAARVAARISDPAEVARSRQFPFRYLAAYRHAPSLRWSYPLEQALGHSLANVPALPGRTLVLVDRSGSMFYSRMSDRSELNRADAAAVFGTALALRAADADLVEFGTSSNRVTYREGESVLKVLDRFGDLGGTDTTEAVRRHYEQHDRVLIVTDEQYAHSRHGDPTEQVPAHVPVYTWNLAGYRAGHGPSGRANRHTFGGLSDAAFRMVALLEAGRDAQWPWDTRAELAG from the coding sequence ATGGCGCGATTCAACACCAAGACCGCCGAGGCGCAGCCCACCTCGCGCGTGACGTCGACGGGCCGCGTGCTGCGCACCCACGAGGGCGGCCGGGGCACCGAGCGGGACGCCCGCTCCGAACTCTTCCTGCTCGCGGTGGCCAACTTCGTCTCCCAGCAGTCCTTCTACGAGTCCGGCGCCGCCCGCGACGACCGGTTCACCACCCTCGTGCGCGAACTCGCCCTCTCCGACCCGTCCTGGACGGCCGGCCTGCTCGGCTGGCTGCGCGGCGAGGGCAACCTGCGCACCGCGTCGATCGTCGGCGCCGCCGAGTACGTCAAGGCCCGCCTGGACTCCGGCGTCACCGACGGACCGTCCAACCGGCAGGTGACCGCCTCCGTCCTGCGGCGTCCGGACGAGCCCGGCGAACTCCTCGCCTACTGGACCGCGACCCACGGCCGCGCCGTGCCCAAGCCGGTCAAGCGGGGGATCGCCGACGCCGTGCGGCGGCTCTACCACGGCAAGTCGCTGCTGAAGTACGACACCGCGTCCAAGGGCTACCGCTTCGGCGACATCCTCAACCTGGTGCACGCGGCGCCCGACCCCGACAAGCCGTGGCAGGGCGAGCTGTTCCAGTACGCCCTCGACCGCCGGCACAACCCGGACACCGCGGTGCCGCCCGCCTCGAACCGCGTCCTGACCGCGCACCGCGAGCTGATGGCGCTGCCCGTCCGGGACCGGCGAGCGGTGGTCACGGCGCCCGACGGTGCCGAGCGGCTCGCGGCGGCGGGCGTCACGTGGGAGATGCTGGCCGGCTGGCTCCAGGGCCCGATGGACAAGGCGGCCTGGGAAGCGGTGATTCCGTCCATGGGAGCGATGGCATTGCTCCGCAACCTGCGCAACTTCGACGAGGCCGGTGTCTCGGACGAGGTCGCGGCCCGGGTGGCGGCGCGGATCAGCGACCCGGCCGAGGTGGCGCGCTCGCGGCAGTTCCCCTTCCGCTACCTCGCCGCGTACCGGCACGCCCCGTCGCTGCGCTGGTCGTACCCGCTGGAGCAGGCGCTCGGCCACTCGCTGGCCAACGTGCCCGCACTGCCCGGCCGGACACTCGTCCTCGTGGACCGCTCGGGTTCGATGTTCTACTCGCGGATGTCGGACCGCTCCGAGCTGAACCGGGCCGACGCGGCGGCGGTCTTCGGCACGGCGCTCGCGCTGCGGGCGGCCGACGCGGACCTGGTCGAGTTCGGGACGTCCAGCAACCGCGTGACGTACCGCGAGGGCGAGTCGGTGCTGAAGGTCCTCGACCGCTTCGGCGACCTCGGCGGCACCGACACCACCGAGGCGGTACGGCGCCACTACGAGCAGCACGACCGGGTGCTCATCGTCACCGACGAGCAGTACGCCCACAGCCGGCACGGCGACCCGACCGAGCAGGTCCCGGCGCACGTGCCGGTCTACACCTGGAACCTCGCCGGGTACCGGGCGGGCCACGGCCCGTCGGGCCGGGCGAACCGGCACACCTTCGGCGGTCTCTCCGACGCCGCGTTCCGGATGGTCGCGTTGCTGGAGGCCGGCCGGGACGCCCAGTGGCCGTGGGACACCCGGGCCGAGCTCGCGGGGTAG
- a CDS encoding antibiotic biosynthesis monooxygenase, which translates to MTRRTDAHPEFARPDVRAPFFSTWSVGTPQRQRQTVDAIARTWERRPWPADGLRGYHVYTGHDGSTLLHHSQWASEQAYEAFVKTHRQERVDEIDTAVPGIERLGLGRYRHYRSASRAHGAAPAVPGCVVIVDVEFEGPDPDRQRAWVDAVLEALESEPAPRPGGIAAHFHLSTDGTRVLNYAEWESARAHRDALAAPGEGVGSGTAPWERVRNWPGLKSSTVNRYDHALGLVPR; encoded by the coding sequence ATGACCCGCCGCACCGACGCCCATCCCGAATTCGCCCGCCCCGACGTCCGGGCGCCCTTCTTCAGCACCTGGTCCGTGGGCACCCCGCAGCGGCAGCGGCAGACCGTCGACGCCATCGCCCGCACCTGGGAACGCCGGCCCTGGCCCGCCGACGGCCTGCGCGGCTACCACGTCTACACCGGCCACGACGGCAGCACCCTGCTGCACCACTCCCAGTGGGCGAGCGAGCAGGCGTACGAGGCGTTCGTCAAGACGCACCGGCAGGAGCGCGTCGACGAGATCGACACCGCCGTGCCGGGCATCGAGCGGCTCGGCCTCGGCCGGTACCGGCACTACCGCAGCGCGAGCCGCGCGCACGGGGCGGCACCCGCCGTACCGGGATGCGTGGTGATCGTCGACGTCGAGTTCGAGGGACCCGACCCCGACCGGCAGCGCGCCTGGGTCGACGCCGTCCTCGAGGCCCTGGAGAGCGAGCCGGCACCCCGCCCCGGCGGGATCGCCGCCCACTTCCACCTCAGCACCGACGGCACCCGCGTCCTCAACTACGCCGAGTGGGAGAGCGCCCGGGCCCACCGCGACGCCCTGGCCGCACCGGGCGAGGGCGTCGGGTCGGGGACCGCGCCGTGGGAACGGGTGCGGAACTGGCCGGGCCTGAAGAGCAGCACGGTCAACCGCTACGACCACGCCCTCGGCCTGGTGCCCCGCTGA
- a CDS encoding TerD family protein: protein MTPGSNIPLSAARVTVDVTAPVRLDVSGLLLTADGKVRSDDDFIFYNQPTGQGVTYRSGGGSAPDAITVDTSAVPPGIEKIVVTASPDAAGQSFQGIEPTATIRNADDNSVLATFTPPQLGAETALVIVEVYLRGGAWKARAVGQGYANGLAGIATDFGVTVEEPAPAAPPAQPAAPQRSHAATPPPAAAPTMPAAPPAPPAAPPAPAPGSGKINLDKGRVSLQKNQTVSLVKGGRPVLSQVKMGLGWEPAFRGKDIDLDASVIAFGPQRNHIDSCYFGKLSIVNGAIKHSGDNLTGEGGGDDEVIVVDLGRLPQEVSGLVFTVNSFSGQKFTEVAKAYCRLIDAASGEELVRFDLTGAEAQTGVMMAKLIRQYSGEWEMTAMGDFVKSRTVRGMVKPAAKAL, encoded by the coding sequence ATGACCCCCGGCTCGAACATCCCCCTCTCCGCCGCCCGCGTGACGGTGGACGTCACCGCTCCCGTGCGGCTCGACGTATCGGGCCTGCTGCTCACCGCCGACGGCAAGGTGCGCTCCGACGACGACTTCATCTTCTACAACCAGCCCACCGGCCAGGGCGTGACCTACCGCTCCGGCGGCGGCTCCGCCCCGGACGCGATCACGGTCGACACCTCCGCCGTCCCGCCGGGCATCGAGAAGATCGTCGTCACCGCCAGCCCGGACGCCGCCGGCCAGTCCTTCCAGGGCATCGAGCCGACCGCCACCATCCGCAACGCGGACGACAACTCCGTCCTCGCCACCTTCACGCCGCCGCAGCTCGGCGCCGAGACCGCACTGGTGATCGTCGAGGTCTACCTGCGAGGCGGCGCCTGGAAGGCCCGCGCGGTCGGCCAGGGCTACGCCAACGGCCTGGCCGGCATCGCGACGGACTTCGGCGTCACGGTGGAGGAGCCCGCCCCGGCCGCTCCCCCGGCCCAGCCCGCGGCCCCGCAGCGGTCCCACGCGGCCACGCCCCCGCCGGCCGCCGCGCCCACGATGCCCGCGGCGCCGCCCGCACCGCCCGCCGCGCCGCCGGCCCCCGCCCCGGGCAGCGGCAAGATCAACCTCGACAAGGGCCGGGTCAGCCTCCAGAAGAACCAGACCGTCTCCCTGGTCAAGGGCGGTCGGCCGGTGCTCTCCCAGGTCAAGATGGGCCTCGGCTGGGAACCGGCGTTCCGCGGCAAGGACATCGACCTGGACGCGTCGGTCATCGCCTTCGGCCCCCAGCGCAACCACATCGACAGCTGCTACTTCGGCAAGCTCTCGATCGTCAACGGCGCGATCAAGCACTCCGGCGACAACCTGACCGGCGAGGGCGGCGGAGACGACGAGGTGATCGTCGTCGACCTCGGCCGGCTCCCGCAGGAGGTCTCCGGTCTGGTCTTCACGGTGAACTCGTTCTCGGGCCAGAAGTTCACCGAGGTCGCCAAGGCGTACTGCCGCCTCATCGACGCCGCGAGCGGCGAGGAGCTGGTCCGCTTCGACCTCACCGGCGCCGAGGCGCAGACCGGCGTGATGATGGCGAAGCTGATCCGCCAGTACTCCGGCGAGTGGGAGATGACCGCCATGGGCGACTTCGTCAAGTCCCGCACGGTCCGCGGCATGGTGAAGCCGGCGGCCAAGGCCCTGTAG
- the dapA gene encoding 4-hydroxy-tetrahydrodipicolinate synthase, with amino-acid sequence MTTDDDRPAPFGRALCAMVTPFTESGALDLDGARRLAERLVSRGCDGLVLSGTTGESPTTTDAEKAALVTAVREAVGDRAALVAGVGTADTRHTVELALAAEKAGADGLLVVAPYYSRPPQDALEAHFREVADASGLPVMLYDIPGRTGTRIEPDTVVRLAEHPRIVAVKDCSYDLLGIQRVLSRTRLAYYAGCDEQVLALYAIGATGYVSTVANVVPELFRSVLDAFDAGDTGRAALLQRRAVRLVEPMMAGGLPGTVTTKALLGALGLPAGPVRAPLRPADRTATTALLAAYGDVAAPAGQSQA; translated from the coding sequence ATGACGACAGACGACGACCGCCCCGCCCCCTTCGGCCGCGCCCTGTGCGCCATGGTCACGCCCTTCACCGAGTCCGGTGCGCTCGACCTCGACGGTGCCCGGCGGCTCGCCGAGCGGCTGGTCTCCCGGGGGTGCGACGGCCTCGTGCTGTCCGGCACCACGGGCGAGTCGCCGACCACCACGGACGCGGAGAAGGCCGCGCTGGTGACGGCGGTCCGGGAGGCGGTCGGGGACCGCGCCGCCCTGGTCGCCGGGGTGGGCACCGCGGACACCCGGCACACCGTGGAGCTGGCCCTGGCCGCCGAGAAGGCCGGCGCGGACGGCCTGCTGGTGGTCGCGCCGTACTACAGCAGGCCCCCGCAGGACGCCCTGGAGGCGCATTTCCGCGAGGTCGCCGACGCGAGCGGCCTGCCCGTGATGCTGTACGACATCCCGGGCCGCACCGGCACCCGCATCGAGCCCGACACCGTCGTCCGCCTCGCCGAGCACCCGCGGATCGTCGCCGTGAAGGACTGCTCCTACGACCTCCTCGGCATCCAGCGGGTGCTCTCCCGCACCCGTCTTGCCTACTACGCGGGCTGCGACGAGCAGGTTCTCGCCCTGTACGCGATCGGCGCGACGGGATACGTCAGCACCGTCGCCAACGTCGTACCGGAACTGTTCCGGTCCGTCCTCGACGCCTTCGACGCGGGCGACACCGGGCGGGCCGCCCTGCTGCAGCGGCGGGCGGTGCGGCTCGTCGAGCCGATGATGGCGGGCGGCCTGCCCGGCACGGTCACCACCAAGGCCCTGCTCGGCGCGCTGGGCCTGCCGGCGGGTCCGGTCCGCGCACCGCTGCGGCCCGCGGACCGGACGGCGACAACCGCTCTGCTGGCGGCCTACGGGGACGTGGCCGCCCCCGCCGGTCAGTCCCAGGCGTAG
- a CDS encoding PhoX family protein, with amino-acid sequence MSLTRRDFTSRSALTGAGVVLAGSVGALATAPNALASTDIDSAGREHGHGHGHGHHHGHDGVGYGPLIPDPDGILALPAGFRYEIITYSGRTRLESGEYTPSNHDGTATFDGPRGATLLVNNHELGGHRDDWPHPVPLTEGLVYDPAAAGGCTVVEVRRGGHVAEWVGIAGTATNCAGGSTPWGTWLTCEETEDKAGKNGMTKDHGYVFEVDPEDRRANRDPKPVKALGRYAHEAVVVDPKRGHAYLTEDASGPNGLLYRWTPPEHFRHGRGRLRTLADDAGILQAFKCFDSGGKFVDDLSRATRTGTVYGVDWVDVPDRDAKSTSVRKQFTAGQVTRARKLEGMWWADGGTYIVSSFARDESPGRPHDGQVWFYDPKRRTLTLKVLLGVNADPSADGAFDGPDNITVSPYGGLVIAEDGDGVQHLFGATDSGRTYPIARNELNLGTEDDPEYSEFTGVTFSPDGRTLYANIQTPGIMLAITGPWKRHKRAGH; translated from the coding sequence ATGTCGCTCACCCGCAGGGACTTCACCAGTCGATCCGCGCTCACCGGCGCCGGGGTCGTGCTGGCGGGCAGCGTCGGCGCCCTCGCCACCGCGCCGAACGCCCTCGCGTCCACGGACATCGACAGCGCGGGGAGGGAGCACGGCCACGGACACGGCCACGGACACCACCACGGCCACGACGGAGTCGGCTACGGACCGCTGATCCCCGACCCGGACGGCATCCTCGCCCTGCCCGCGGGCTTCCGGTACGAGATCATCACGTACTCCGGCCGGACCAGGCTGGAGTCCGGCGAGTACACCCCGTCCAACCACGACGGCACGGCCACCTTCGACGGCCCGCGCGGCGCCACGCTCCTCGTCAACAACCACGAACTCGGCGGCCACCGCGACGACTGGCCGCACCCCGTCCCGCTCACCGAGGGCCTCGTCTACGACCCGGCGGCCGCCGGCGGCTGCACCGTCGTCGAGGTCCGCCGCGGCGGCCACGTCGCCGAGTGGGTCGGCATCGCCGGTACCGCCACCAACTGCGCCGGCGGCAGCACCCCGTGGGGCACCTGGCTGACCTGCGAGGAGACCGAGGACAAGGCCGGCAAGAACGGCATGACCAAGGATCACGGCTACGTCTTCGAGGTCGACCCCGAGGACCGCCGCGCCAACCGCGACCCCAAGCCGGTCAAGGCACTGGGCCGCTACGCCCACGAGGCCGTCGTCGTCGACCCCAAGCGCGGCCACGCCTACCTCACCGAAGACGCCTCCGGCCCCAACGGCCTCCTGTACCGCTGGACCCCGCCGGAGCACTTCCGGCACGGCCGCGGCCGGCTGCGCACCCTCGCCGACGACGCCGGGATCCTCCAGGCCTTCAAGTGCTTCGACTCCGGCGGCAAGTTCGTCGACGACCTCTCCCGCGCCACCAGGACCGGCACCGTCTACGGCGTCGACTGGGTCGACGTCCCCGACCGCGACGCGAAGAGCACCTCCGTGCGCAAGCAGTTCACCGCCGGCCAGGTCACCCGCGCGCGCAAGCTGGAGGGCATGTGGTGGGCCGACGGCGGCACGTACATCGTCTCCTCCTTCGCCCGTGACGAGAGCCCCGGCCGCCCGCACGACGGCCAGGTCTGGTTCTACGACCCCAAGCGCCGCACCCTCACGCTGAAGGTCCTGCTCGGCGTCAACGCCGACCCCTCCGCCGACGGCGCCTTCGACGGCCCCGACAACATCACCGTCTCCCCGTACGGCGGCCTGGTCATCGCCGAGGACGGCGACGGCGTCCAGCACCTGTTCGGTGCCACGGACAGCGGGCGCACCTACCCCATCGCCCGCAACGAACTGAACCTCGGCACCGAGGACGACCCCGAGTACAGCGAGTTCACCGGCGTCACCTTCTCGCCCGACGGCCGGACCCTCTACGCCAACATCCAGACGCCGGGCATCATGCTGGCGATCACGGGACCCTGGAAGCGCCACAAGCGCGCCGGTCATTAA
- a CDS encoding DUF3618 domain-containing protein produces the protein MTDATGRDGTRSGSTVQPVGGAKGPDELRQQIERTRGELGDTVEELAGRADVKGRAKARAADLKDKAGAMTVQLRSSAAHAGQTAQDRAGRAGHAARHKAGRATDGAERHTPPGRARGAVRAGLGHPRAVLVAGATAGAVVAAGLVLRRQHGHC, from the coding sequence ATGACCGACGCGACGGGCCGGGACGGGACGAGGAGCGGCTCCACCGTGCAGCCGGTCGGCGGGGCCAAGGGCCCCGACGAGCTGCGGCAGCAGATCGAACGGACCCGCGGGGAACTCGGCGACACCGTGGAGGAACTGGCGGGCAGGGCCGACGTGAAGGGCCGCGCCAAGGCCCGGGCCGCCGACCTGAAGGACAAGGCCGGTGCCATGACCGTGCAACTGCGCAGCTCCGCCGCGCACGCCGGGCAGACCGCGCAGGACAGGGCGGGCCGCGCCGGACACGCCGCGCGGCACAAGGCGGGACGGGCCACGGACGGCGCGGAGCGGCACACGCCGCCGGGGCGGGCCCGGGGCGCGGTACGCGCGGGACTCGGGCACCCACGCGCCGTGCTGGTCGCCGGAGCGACGGCGGGCGCGGTGGTCGCGGCGGGTCTCGTGCTGCGCCGTCAGCACGGGCACTGCTGA
- a CDS encoding TetR/AcrR family transcriptional regulator, producing MAQVRPMRADARRNRERLLQAAATAFAEHGEGASLDDIAKRAGVGTGTLYRHFPTRQALLEAAYLDRIEAIAARADLIAAERSPGHALREWLGELAAGMIQVRGMKTLLGTAVTAGGTAVDTACGDCLRAAAGRLVRAAQAEGTLRRDVEPIEVLRLVHGVATAAESADGTDPADATSVRRCLWLVWGGLRA from the coding sequence ATGGCGCAGGTCAGACCCATGCGCGCGGATGCCCGCCGCAACCGCGAACGGCTGCTCCAGGCCGCGGCGACCGCCTTCGCCGAGCACGGTGAGGGCGCGTCCCTGGACGACATCGCCAAACGCGCGGGGGTCGGGACGGGCACGCTGTACCGGCACTTCCCGACCCGGCAGGCGCTGCTGGAGGCCGCCTACCTCGACCGGATCGAGGCGATCGCGGCCCGCGCCGACCTGATCGCGGCCGAGCGGTCACCGGGCCACGCGCTGCGGGAGTGGCTGGGTGAACTCGCCGCCGGGATGATCCAGGTCCGCGGGATGAAGACGCTGCTCGGCACCGCCGTCACGGCGGGCGGCACGGCGGTGGACACGGCCTGCGGCGACTGTCTGCGCGCCGCGGCCGGGCGGTTGGTGCGGGCGGCGCAGGCGGAGGGCACGCTGCGGCGGGACGTCGAACCGATCGAGGTGCTGCGGCTGGTGCACGGGGTGGCCACGGCGGCCGAGTCCGCCGACGGGACGGACCCGGCGGACGCGACGTCCGTCCGCCGCTGCCTGTGGCTGGTGTGGGGCGGACTGCGGGCGTAG
- a CDS encoding phage holin family protein, translating to MTGTLHTRPVRDEQHSVGELVGQATEQLSRLVRQEVALAKMELAEKGKRAGRGGGMLGAAGAIAYVGLFALAGTAVAALSLVLPVWAAALIVTGALFVIAGVLAMTGRTQLRRAVPAKPEETLGSVRADVDQIRERAHR from the coding sequence GTGACCGGAACCCTGCACACCAGGCCGGTGCGCGACGAGCAGCACTCCGTGGGCGAACTCGTCGGCCAGGCCACCGAACAGCTCTCCCGGCTCGTGCGCCAGGAAGTGGCCCTCGCCAAGATGGAACTGGCCGAGAAGGGCAAGCGCGCCGGGCGCGGCGGCGGAATGCTCGGTGCGGCGGGCGCCATCGCCTACGTCGGCCTCTTCGCCCTGGCCGGCACGGCCGTCGCCGCGCTCTCGCTGGTGCTGCCCGTCTGGGCCGCGGCGCTCATCGTGACGGGGGCGCTCTTCGTGATCGCCGGCGTCCTGGCCATGACCGGTCGCACGCAACTGCGCCGGGCCGTGCCGGCCAAGCCCGAGGAGACCCTCGGCAGCGTCCGGGCCGACGTGGACCAGATCAGGGAAAGGGCACATCGATGA
- a CDS encoding endonuclease/exonuclease/phosphatase family protein, giving the protein MASKSSARLAALTVAAVCSAASTLVLTVPAHAGSAPDDAVRVHDIQGSTRLSPYAGRQVADVAGIVIGVRGYGSKGFWMQDPRPDADPATSEGVFVFTNRAPEVAVGDAVTVSGTVSEYVPGGTSSGNQSLTEITRPTVTVVSGGNALPAATTVSARSVPRAYAPEGDGDANGSVNALPLRPAKYALDYYESLEGMNVRVADARVVGASDPYTELWVTVKPWENPNRRGGTVYGSYDAQNTGRLQVQSLGRPADFPAADVGDTLAGATAGPLDYNQYGGYTLVASEIGALEKGGTERESTRPQSARELAVATYNVENLDPSDDTFAAHADAIVHHLRSPDIVSLEEIQDNNGATDDGTVAADETVGKLIDAIVAAGGPRYDWRGIDPVDKADGGQPGGNIRQAFLFNPERVSFTDRAGGDATTATGVRTVRGKAALTLSPGRVDPANPAWEDSRKPLAGEFVFRGRTVFVIANHFNSKGGDQGLTAQYQPPSRSSETQRHAQAKVVNTFVKEVLAAQKNADVVALGDINDFEFSTTARILEGDGALWSAVKSLPRSERYSHVYQGNSQVLDQILVSPSVRHGGRLSYDSVHVNAEFHDQISDHDPQVLRFRP; this is encoded by the coding sequence TTGGCCAGCAAGTCCTCCGCGCGCCTCGCCGCGCTCACCGTCGCCGCCGTCTGCTCGGCGGCGTCCACCCTCGTCCTCACCGTGCCCGCCCACGCCGGCTCCGCACCGGACGACGCCGTGCGCGTCCACGACATCCAGGGCAGCACCCGGCTGTCGCCGTACGCCGGCCGGCAGGTCGCGGACGTGGCCGGAATCGTCATCGGCGTCCGCGGTTACGGCTCCAAGGGCTTCTGGATGCAGGACCCGCGGCCGGACGCCGACCCGGCCACCAGTGAGGGTGTCTTCGTCTTCACGAACCGGGCCCCGGAGGTCGCCGTCGGTGACGCGGTCACCGTCTCGGGCACGGTCTCGGAGTACGTCCCCGGCGGTACGTCCTCGGGGAACCAGTCGCTGACCGAGATCACCCGCCCGACGGTCACCGTCGTCTCCGGCGGCAACGCGCTCCCGGCCGCGACGACGGTCTCCGCCCGCTCCGTGCCGCGCGCGTACGCCCCCGAGGGCGACGGGGACGCCAACGGGTCGGTCAACGCCCTGCCGTTGAGGCCCGCGAAGTACGCCCTGGACTACTACGAGTCCCTGGAGGGCATGAACGTGCGGGTCGCCGACGCCCGCGTGGTCGGCGCCTCGGACCCGTACACCGAGCTGTGGGTCACGGTGAAGCCCTGGGAGAACCCGAACCGCCGCGGCGGCACGGTCTACGGCTCCTACGACGCCCAGAACACCGGCCGGCTGCAGGTCCAGTCGCTGGGCAGGCCGGCCGACTTCCCCGCCGCGGACGTCGGCGACACCCTCGCCGGAGCCACCGCGGGCCCGCTGGACTACAACCAGTACGGCGGCTACACGCTGGTCGCGAGCGAGATCGGCGCCCTGGAGAAGGGCGGCACGGAGCGCGAGTCCACGCGCCCGCAGAGCGCCCGCGAACTGGCGGTGGCGACGTACAACGTCGAGAACCTCGACCCGTCCGACGACACCTTCGCCGCGCACGCCGACGCGATCGTGCACCACCTCAGGTCGCCCGACATCGTGTCGCTGGAGGAGATCCAGGACAACAACGGCGCCACGGACGACGGCACGGTGGCCGCCGACGAGACGGTCGGCAAGCTGATCGACGCGATCGTCGCCGCGGGCGGCCCGCGTTACGACTGGCGGGGCATCGACCCGGTCGACAAGGCGGACGGCGGCCAGCCCGGCGGCAACATCCGCCAGGCGTTCCTGTTCAACCCCGAGCGGGTCTCCTTCACCGACCGCGCGGGCGGCGACGCCACCACCGCGACCGGTGTGCGCACGGTGCGCGGCAAGGCGGCGCTGACCCTCTCCCCCGGCCGGGTGGACCCGGCGAACCCTGCCTGGGAGGACAGCCGCAAGCCGCTGGCGGGCGAGTTCGTCTTCCGCGGCCGGACGGTCTTCGTCATCGCCAACCACTTCAACTCCAAGGGCGGCGACCAGGGACTGACGGCGCAGTACCAGCCGCCGTCACGCAGCTCGGAGACGCAGCGGCACGCCCAGGCGAAGGTGGTGAACACCTTCGTCAAGGAGGTCCTGGCCGCCCAGAAGAACGCGGACGTCGTCGCCCTCGGTGACATCAACGACTTCGAGTTCTCGACGACCGCCCGCATCCTGGAGGGCGACGGCGCCCTGTGGTCGGCGGTCAAGTCGCTGCCGCGGAGCGAGCGTTACTCGCACGTCTACCAGGGCAACAGCCAGGTCCTGGACCAGATCCTGGTCAGCCCGTCGGTCCGGCACGGCGGCCGGCTGTCGTACGACAGCGTGCACGTCAACGCGGAGTTCCACGACCAGATCAGCGACCACGATCCGCAGGTGCTGCGCTTCCGCCCGTGA